The DNA window CGACGCTATCGCGGTGGGCGGCGGCGTCCCCGGCCCGGTCTATTACTGAGCACAGGTTCTGTGCGGCAGCGGCTGTCCGGTCACGCGACACTCCTGCGCTGCGCCGGATCGGCGATGGCATCCGAAATCTTGCCGGTGTCGCGGTCAGCGAAGACCGTTCCGGGCGCAACGATCTCATCGATGCGGTCCAGCACGTCGGCGGTGAGAGTGACCTCGGCCGCGCGTAGGTATGCGTCGAGATGCGCCTCGGTGCGTGGGCCGATGATCGCCGCGGTCACATCCGGATGCGCCAGCACGAAACCGATGGCCAATTCGATCAGGGTCAGGCCGGATTCCTCGGCCAGCACCGCGAGGGCGTCGGCCGCGGCGAGCTTCGCCGCGTTGGCGGGCGATTCGATATCGAATCGGCCCGCAATGAGATCTGCCCGATACGATTGCGGCTGCGGCGCACCGATCCGGTACTGCCCGGAAAGCCACCCCGCCGCCAGCGGACCGTAGGTGAGTACCCCGAGCCCATACTTGCGGGCGATCGGCAAGGTCTCGCGTTCGATACCGCGGATCAGCGGTGAGTACGGAACCTGTTCGGTGGCAGGTCGATTCAGCTTCCGCCGGTCGGCGACCCACTGCGCCTCGACCAATTCGGCGGGTGCGAATACCGAGGTTCCGTAGTACCGGATCTTGCCCGCGCGCACCAGATCATCGAGTGCGC is part of the Nocardia sp. NBC_00565 genome and encodes:
- a CDS encoding aldo/keto reductase; this translates as MSLSDLRILGRTGVRISPFVLGAMNFGARGRTSHEESIALVHRALDAGVNAIDTADTYSRGESETIVGKALRGRRDEVILASKFHNAVDDDPTHRGNSRRWLTRAVEYSLRRLDTDHLDLYQVHRPEAVTEIDETLGALDDLVRAGKIRYYGTSVFAPAELVEAQWVADRRKLNRPATEQVPYSPLIRGIERETLPIARKYGLGVLTYGPLAAGWLSGQYRIGAPQPQSYRADLIAGRFDIESPANAAKLAAADALAVLAEESGLTLIELAIGFVLAHPDVTAAIIGPRTEAHLDAYLRAAEVTLTADVLDRIDEIVAPGTVFADRDTGKISDAIADPAQRRSVA